Within the Bradyrhizobium ottawaense genome, the region AATCTCTTGGACCAATCCGGTGTTTGAGAATTGGTATGGCTTCACTGTCGGCGTATCGGCCGTTCCCGAAGCGTCGACTTGGATGATGATGATTTTGGGCTTTGCGGCAGTTGGTTTTGTAACTTATCGCCGTCGCAGCGGCGCAATGCTCGCGGTCTGATCGTATCATCGTTCCAAAGCGAAAGGCCGCCGCGAGGCGGCTTTTTTATGCGCGTTTCGTGTAAATTAAAATTCTTTGGCTGACAGACTGACGTTGCCCCCAAATCCAGTTCTGAGTTCGCCCTGGCCGCTTGATTTACCCTGTTGGGCTGCGGGAGCGACAGGAGCTGGCGCGGACCCCTTGGCGTAGCGCAGCGCAAGATCCCGGCGCGGGTGGCAGGTCATGGCGAACTCGGATGCACGTCAACAAGGTTCATCACCACCATCAACCGTGTTACCGAAGACCTTGGCGAAGACGAAGACTGGCTGCGCGATGTCGCCAATGAAATGGAGATCGAAGACGGCGCCATCTGGGTCTATGGCGTCGGAGAACATGGGAGCCAAGCCTTCACCGACTTCGGAATCGAAAGCCTGATCGAACTCGTCCGGATGTATAAGGAAAGTCCGAAGCTGCTGAAGCGCTGTCCGCCAGAATAATCGATGGTCCTGCGGCCTACACCGGATGCGTACTCATCCGGTGCGTGTGCACCAGGACAATGGTCCCAGCTTAACCCGCTGGCCGCTGCGCTTCGCTCGCTGTGATACGTCCAAACCTAGACTAAGGCGAGAAATACCCCCGTCGGCTTCCCGCGAGCGTCGCGCGAAGAATTAAATGGCGCCGGCCCATTTAAAATTTAACTTGACTCCGCTATTTATTAAATTAAAATGGTATAATAGTTTTTTAGTGGAGGGTATTATGAAGCGAACTGCTTTGGCGAGCTGTGTGCTTGGCCCTATCGTTGCTATGTCCATATCTTCCGTAGCGAGTGCGACGGTCTACACCACAGACAGCAATATTAACGATTTTATTTCCCCGGGAATGCAGATCGCTACGTTCACGCAATTCGGTTCCGTACAATTTGGCTACGGGGACAAGGGTCCTCCGAGCTATACGCCGCAGGTCACTGATATCCAAAACGGCTATCGAGTAATCGGCGATGGAAACACGACGATGATTATCGCCGCGTTTTCCGCGCCAGTATCCAGCATCCGGGTATTCAATAACGAGGACCACCTCGGCGCCCCCTATGACGGATATCAGTACACAGTGTGGGGCTACAACAGTAACTCAGCGCCTGTCCTGCTCTATAATCCGACTGCGGTCAGCGGTTCCGGCGAGCCATTCTTTCTTTCCGCTAATGCCGGTTCGACAGATCCAACCCGAGTGAATGTCGTCCAGACGCCCGGGGCCGGTCCTGCCGGCGTAGTGGACTACATCACTGACTTTACATTCTCCCAAGCGTACCAGTATTACGCATTTGGGGCGAGCGATGTCGCCGTGGCGAGCGGCAACAACGATCAGGAACTAACCGCCGTAGCTGCGATACCCGAGCCGTCCACATGGGCAATGATGATCCTTGGCTTTTTCGGGGTTGGCTTCTTGGCCTACCGCCGCAAGTCGACGACATCGGGTCTGCGGCTTGCCTGATCAGAAGTCCACGGGTTCAAAAAGCCGCCTTCGGGCGGCTTTTTCTTTTCCATATGTGGGTGAGAAAGGCAGGAAGTCGGGCTGGTTTGAGATTGAAAGCAAACCTGACGTCGCGAGGAGATTATTGTACGATTAGCGGCCCGTTTGATGACGCTCGCGGGGCCGACGGAAGAGTTCGGGTGTCGATCCGAGGGGCTGCATGGGCCGAACGAAACTCCTTCTGGCGATCGCGCTGACGGCGTCCGTGAGCGCTTTAAACGTCGCTGTCTCCGCTGAGACCGGCCGCATCAAGCGCAACCCTCCAGACGCCGCTGAGGCCGAGCGCATTGCCTCGGATATCGCCATGAACGACGGTTTGCTCCGAAAGGGCGATATCGTCGTCACTGACCGTGGGTTCTTCGTTTTTCGCGGTGTAGCCGCCGATGGCTATACGTTTGAGTTTTCCCCGGTGCCTAATCCCGTCTCTGTTCCAAAATCCATCCGCTAGGCCGTTGCGGAGCCGGCGACTTGGGTTGACTGTAGCGCGACAATCTGGATGGGAACACAGCGACAATCAGGATGGCCATTTCGGCGGTCGCGGCGGGAGGATGATTGTCGCGGCGCGACGATAACGCAAGCGATATTTGCGTGACCGGAGAGTTTGATTGTCGTGGAGCGACACTCAGGATGAGGTTTTGATTGTCGCGCGCGTTGGTGGGCGCCCGGCTCCACGGGCCTTGTCGACAGCTTCTTTCCGGCGATAGCTGTCGACATTCATTTCGAGGATTGTGGCGTGATGGACGAGGCGGTCGATTGCCGCGAGCGTCATGGCTTGATCCGGGAAGATTTTACCCCATTCGCCGAATGGCTGATTGGCGGTGATGAGCATTGATCGTCGTTCGTAGCGGGCGCTGATAAGCTCGAACAGAACGCTGGTCTCGGCCTGATCCTTGGTGACATAGGCGAGATCGTCGAGGATGAGCAGATGATATTTGTCGAGTTTCGCGATCGCCGCTTCGAGCACGAGATCGCGGCGCGCGATCTGGAGTTTTTGCACGAGGTCGGTGGTTCTGGTGAACAACACACGCCAGCCTTTTTCGATCAGGGCCATGCCGAGTGCCGCAGCCAGATGCGAGTTGCCGCCGCCAGGCGGACCAAAACACAAGAGATTGGCGCCCTTTTCGAGCCAGGCGTCGCCGGCGGCGAGCGCCTGCACCTGCGCCTTTGAGACCATCGGCACGGCATCGAAGTCGAACGCATCGAGGGTCTTTCCTGGCGGCAGGCGGGCTTCTTCCAGGTGACGTTCGAAGCGGCGCCGGCTTCGCTCCACCATCTCCTGTTCGGCGAGGGCGGCCAGGAAGCGTGCGGCGGGCCAGCCTTCCTTGTCGGCGGTCTCGGCCAAGGCGGCCCAGATCAGCTTGATACCGGGCAAGCGCAGCTCGCTGAGCAGCAGCTCGACACGGGCGGCGTCGATCTTGACGGTCGCGTTCATGCGGCTTCTCCCACGGTCGCGGCGATCTGGTCGTAGATGGCGAGCGAGGGCAGCGTAACGACGACGATCGGCAATGCCATGCCCTTCGGACGGAAGCGTTCGATCAGCGCCTTGAGATCCGGCAGAACGCCGTCGTCGAGAGTGGTTTGCAGCACAATACCGAGTTCCGCGTCGCAGGCACGTTCGTGTGCGAGCGCCAGAAGCCCGACCATGGCGCGGCAGGCTGGTCTTTCGCCGATTCCGGCGAGCAAGGCGTCGAACGCAAGGGCGTAGGCGCGGCGTGGGAAGAGCTGCTCGCGATAGACCAGATTAAGCAGCGCCATCGGTTTGCGGCGCAGGGAGTGGATGACATGGCGATAGTCGATGACATGGCCATGCTTGCCGTTTGGCTGCGCTCGCCCGCGCCGCAAGGTAATGATGTGCGTGGCTCCCTGGAAGCATTCGAGCCGGTCGTCATAAAGACGCACGCGCAGTCGGTGACCGATCAGGCGGGATGGGACCGAGTAAAATACCTTGCGCAACGTGAAGGCGCTGGATGTTGTGACGTCGACATTGACCTCCTCATAATCGGCGGTCTTGCGGACCGGCAGTTTCTTCAGCGCCATCCGCTCCTGATCGATGCGCTTGGCATTGCGCGCGTTGCCGCGGCCAACGATCTCGTCGACAAAACCCCGCCAGGCCGGAAGATCGTCGAAGTCGCGCGAGGCACGCAGCAGCAGGGCATCTGCCAGCGCTCTTTTGAGATGGCCATGCGCGCTTTCGATCGAGCCGTTCTCATGCGACACGCCGGCATTGTTGCGGGTCGGCGTCATGCCGTAATGGCCGCAGAACGCCTCGTAGCGTGTCGTCAAATCCTCTTTGGCGTCGGCGCCGAGATTGCGGAACGCGGCCGAGAGGCTGTCGCTTCGGTGCTGCTCGGGAACCCCGCCCAGCGACCACAGGGCGTTTTGCAACCCTTCCGCCAGTGCGACAAAACTTTCGCCGCCGAGCACGACGTGGGCGTGTTCGAAGCCGGAGAAGGGCAGACGGAAGTGATAGAGCCGGCAGTCAAGCAACTGGCCAGCAACGGTGACGCCGAGATCGGCGACCTCGGTGAAGTCCGACAACCCCATGCGGCCCGGCGGATGTTCCTGGCGGAAGATCACCTCCCGATCCGGGCCGTTCACTGCTCGCCACGCCCTGATCCGCCGTTCAAGCGTCCGCCGCGTCCCGGAGCCCAGTTCCGGATGCCGACGGCATAGTTCCTCGAACACGGCGATCGGCCGTAATCCGGGAGCAGCCTTCAGCATCGGGAGGACTTCGTTCTCCCAGACGTCGACGAATGGATCGGCTCGGCGACGTTCGCGGGGCGCCTGTTTTTGGGTTGGAAGTCGGGGATCCTTCTCGAACCGGTAGGCGGCAGAGGTGCTGAATCCGGCCTTCGCAGCGGCAATGGCTGGCGAATGGTTGCGGCGCAAGTTCATGAAAAGCCTCATTTGTTGATCGGTGACGTGTCGGCCAGCCAAGGGAATTGGGGTCCTCTCGAAAGAGAAAACCGATCCTTGACCAGCCGCCGTTACCGCCAAATGAGGCCCTTCGGGCGTCAACGCCGCTGCTGGGGTAACTCCGGTCGGGCTACGCCCTCCCTTCGTCACCCCAGCAGCGGCGCATTCTCATCCTGATTGTCGCGGGATTCCCATCTTGATTGTCGCGCCGCAGGTTGACCTTGCTCGTCGGGTTTAATCCAGTTTGAAGTTCGTTCTAACATTGGTGCGGTCGACGGAAATTGGAGCGCCGCTTCGCAACGTTCACTCGATCTGTTCATAAACACGCCGGTATGAAGCTAAATGTAAAGGTTGCGTGCATTGATGCTCTGGATGCCGTGAAGGGAAAATCATCGCGTGTCTGTCCGCTAATCTGCGGGCACGGCTTTAGAGCTGATGGTGACCGATGTATCAAGATTGCGTGCCAACAAGGTTATGAGGTTGGCGACGATAACACTTGCGAAAAGATGGAAGTGAAAAAGTCTACGGCTAAGCGCGAAGAGCCTAAGCGAGGGCACCTTGGGAGAGCAAAGGAAGCTTTGCCGGCAAACCCTCAGCCATCTGGACAGTATGTTTGCAATCAGCAGGGTTGCCGAACTGTTCGAAGAGGATGTCGCCTTGAATATCACGTTGGGGCACAATCACTCGACGCAAATCGGTCCAGCAGCCTGCAAAGCGTTGAAGTTTGTAATTGATCTAAAATCATTTTCGTCAACGCGCAGAAGCGGCAATCGCAGCGAACCCGGGGAAGTCTGACCGGACTATTGCGGCTGAGATAGGAGTAAGCCCGACGACGGTTGGCAAGGCCCGCGGCAAACAACTGTCCACCGCTGGACAGTCGAAGCACGTCGGCAAGGATGGTAAGGCGCGCGAGGTGCCGGCAACGACGTGACGTCGGCCTGGGCGCTCAATCGATCGCCGAATCGGGCGATCCAGCAGGACGGCCAACGGAAAAGGCCCGGCGCAAGGCCGGGTCAGAAAGCGAAGTATCATCCTAGATTGGCATGTCGGTACTGTATTTTCAGCCCTGATTGTGTCGGTGCAAAAGGTAACACTGGAACTAAAAAAAGCAGGAAAAAGTGGCAATGACCGCCGTTATCGGTAACGG harbors:
- a CDS encoding PEPxxWA-CTERM sorting domain-containing protein yields the protein MAPAHLKFNLTPLFIKLKWYNSFLVEGIMKRTALASCVLGPIVAMSISSVASATVYTTDSNINDFISPGMQIATFTQFGSVQFGYGDKGPPSYTPQVTDIQNGYRVIGDGNTTMIIAAFSAPVSSIRVFNNEDHLGAPYDGYQYTVWGYNSNSAPVLLYNPTAVSGSGEPFFLSANAGSTDPTRVNVVQTPGAGPAGVVDYITDFTFSQAYQYYAFGASDVAVASGNNDQELTAVAAIPEPSTWAMMILGFFGVGFLAYRRKSTTSGLRLA
- the istA gene encoding IS21 family transposase, translating into MAGRHVTDQQMRLFMNLRRNHSPAIAAAKAGFSTSAAYRFEKDPRLPTQKQAPRERRRADPFVDVWENEVLPMLKAAPGLRPIAVFEELCRRHPELGSGTRRTLERRIRAWRAVNGPDREVIFRQEHPPGRMGLSDFTEVADLGVTVAGQLLDCRLYHFRLPFSGFEHAHVVLGGESFVALAEGLQNALWSLGGVPEQHRSDSLSAAFRNLGADAKEDLTTRYEAFCGHYGMTPTRNNAGVSHENGSIESAHGHLKRALADALLLRASRDFDDLPAWRGFVDEIVGRGNARNAKRIDQERMALKKLPVRKTADYEEVNVDVTTSSAFTLRKVFYSVPSRLIGHRLRVRLYDDRLECFQGATHIITLRRGRAQPNGKHGHVIDYRHVIHSLRRKPMALLNLVYREQLFPRRAYALAFDALLAGIGERPACRAMVGLLALAHERACDAELGIVLQTTLDDGVLPDLKALIERFRPKGMALPIVVVTLPSLAIYDQIAATVGEAA
- the istB gene encoding IS21-like element helper ATPase IstB, giving the protein MNATVKIDAARVELLLSELRLPGIKLIWAALAETADKEGWPAARFLAALAEQEMVERSRRRFERHLEEARLPPGKTLDAFDFDAVPMVSKAQVQALAAGDAWLEKGANLLCFGPPGGGNSHLAAALGMALIEKGWRVLFTRTTDLVQKLQIARRDLVLEAAIAKLDKYHLLILDDLAYVTKDQAETSVLFELISARYERRSMLITANQPFGEWGKIFPDQAMTLAAIDRLVHHATILEMNVDSYRRKEAVDKARGAGRPPTRATIKTSS